One Oncorhynchus gorbuscha isolate QuinsamMale2020 ecotype Even-year unplaced genomic scaffold, OgorEven_v1.0 Un_scaffold_1437, whole genome shotgun sequence DNA window includes the following coding sequences:
- the LOC124022813 gene encoding protein FAM184B-like — MQSLVCEYSSCQAELQTRIVALETELREREERCRRREVPLSDDLQMGRLQERLTERNQLIKRLVEERHQLHLHPPVAGDNGTLRLHDNRPHPGIVTPTMRRKRVEESPPRVTSVPNLSAYERSVLLPHDTPSPCLPQHPSPSSTLPYASSSLPRSSPSLPRTPRSPSLDPSGRGPLSRTPTPLPPAPTTPLPLCPSSLPEPRHGIRHVTSPSQELRPHLNSQSTRSPYLEQRGSGQGAEGRDPQKQDWYTKYFSF; from the exons ATGCAGAGTCTGGTGTGTGAATACAGCAGCTGTCAGGCAGAGCTACAGACTCGCATAGTGGCCCTGGAGACAGA gctACGGGAGCGTGAGGAGAGGTGCAGGAGGAGGGAGGTTCCTCTCAGTGATGATCTCCAGATGGGAAGACTCCAGGAGAGACTCACTGAGAGGAACCAACTCATCAAACGCCTGGTG GAGGAACGACATCAGCTGCATCTTCATCCTCCGGTTGCCGGGGACAACGGAACCCTCAGGCTCCATGACAACAGGCCACACCCCGGGATCGTTACACCAACTATGAGG aggaagcGTGTGGAGGAGTCTCCGCCCCGTGTCACCAGCGTTCCAAACCTCAGCGCCTATGAGAGGAGTGTCCTCCTCCCCCACGacaccccctccccctgcctcccccaacatccctccccctcctcaacTCTGCCCTacgcctcctcctctctacctcgttcctccccctccctcccccgtaCTCCCAGGTCTCCCAGTTTGGATCCCAGCGGTCGCGGCCCTCTCTCTCgtacccccactcctctcccccctgctcccaccacccccctccccctctgtccatcctccctccccgAGCCTCGACACGGGATTCGACACGTCACCTCACCCTCGCAGGAGCTCCGCCCACACCTGAacagccagtcaaccag GAGCCCATATTTGGAGCAGAGGGGGAGTGGCCAGGGGGCAGAGGGGCGGGACCCTCAGAAGCAGGATTGGTACACGAAGTACTTCTccttctga